A single Macaca mulatta isolate MMU2019108-1 chromosome 15, T2T-MMU8v2.0, whole genome shotgun sequence DNA region contains:
- the LOC144334775 gene encoding SH3 domain and tetratricopeptide repeat-containing protein 1-like — MALATPPTGPALRRALGKVGAAGNLTPPACVEDRALPLAVTTGNRRVELQLQLCNKLVSLLATLEEPQEDLEFAYMALALSITVGDRLNERVAYHRLAALHHRLGHGKLAEHFYLKAI; from the exons atggccctggccaccccacccacagggccTG ctctgaggagggcGCTGGGCAAGGTGGGTGCTGCGGGAAACCTGACCCCACCTGCCTGTGTTGAGGACCGGGCCCTGCCCCTGGCAGTGACTACGGGCAACCGCAGGGTGGAGCTGCAGCTACAGCTGTGCAACAAGCTGGTGTCACTGCTGGCCACACTGGAGGAGCCCCAGGAGGACTTGGAGTTTGCCTACATGGCCCTAGCACTCAGCATCACTGTGG GGGACCGGCTGAACGAGCGTGTGGCCTACCACCGGCTGGCCGCCCTGCACCACCGGCTGGGCCATGGCAAGCTGGCGGAGCACTTCTACCTCAAGGCCATTTAG
- the LOC114675803 gene encoding LOW QUALITY PROTEIN: SH3 domain and tetratricopeptide repeat-containing protein 1-like (The sequence of the model RefSeq protein was modified relative to this genomic sequence to represent the inferred CDS: deleted 2 bases in 2 codons; substituted 1 base at 1 genomic stop codon) → MVLILQDFNENQMRSNSEPDSVEEAETEQPQEQEIPPPCLGLEPQETLPKVKNVLEQCKTCPGCPQEPASWGLCVASSNVSLQDPEEPSFCLEAEDNWEDPEAMSSLLLFLNSSGFKASFCGLYNLALPWLSSMLSSFSDEEELTGCLAQARGAAKKGGLLMALARLCFLLGRLCSRRLKLSQARVYLEETLGALEGSFGDLFLVVAVYANLASIYWKQNQEKCAQVVPKAMALLLGTPGHICSTEADGEVLQLVLQWAVGGQSQQAXARACFLLARHHVHLKQPEEALPFLEQLLFLHRDLGAPDAAWLSDCCLLLADIYSRECLPHLVLSCVKVASLRTQDSLAGSLRNVNLVLQNALQPQNLPTQTSHYLRRALASLTPGTGQALRGLLHASLAQPYSHHGYHGPAITFMTQAVEASAVAVVRAIVDFLVALAWLHVLHRQSLVALNILQSVQDAVVVSEDQEGVIANLVAVALKRTGQTRQAAEGYYHALRVAWHLGQRRNQAVVLASFGTLCLHAGASSLAQHYLLEAVLLFSRLPFGECGRDFTHILLGYLFTRQGPAQQCKGYHEWALLVAVEMDHVESQLRAVQRLCYFYSVVMPSETQCVIYHEFQLSLAREVADQVLEEQLLETTSQLYLSLGT, encoded by the exons ACTCAGTAGAGGAAGCTGAGACCGAGCAGCCGCAGGAACAAG AAATACCTCCACCTTGCCTGGGCCTGGAGCCACAGGAGACCCTGCCGAAGGTGAAGAATGTTCTGGAACAATGCAAGAcctgcccaggctgcccccagGAGCCAGCGTCCTGGGGTCTCTGTGTAGCATCCAGCAACGTGAGCTTGCAGGACCCCGAGGAGCCCTCCTTCTGCTTGGAAGCTGAGGACAACTGGGAGGATCCAGAGGCCATGAGCTCACTGCTGCTGTTCCTGAACAGCTCTGGATTCAAGGCCAGCTTCTGTGGCCTGTACAACCTGGCGCTGCCATGGCTGAGCAGCATGCTCAGCAGCTTTAGCGACGAGGAGGAGCTGACTGGGTGCCTGGCACAGGCCCGAGGGGCGGCCAAGAAAGGTGGCCTCCTCATGGCCCTGGCCAGGCTCTGCTTCCTTCTGGGGCGGCTGTGCAGCAGGAGGCTCAAGCTGTCCCAGGCCCGGGTGTACTTGGAGGAAACACTGGGGGCCCTGGAGGGCAGCTTCGGGGACCTGTTCCTGGTGGTGGCTGTTTACgccaacctggccagcatttaCTGGAAGCAGAACCAGGAGAAGTGTGCACAGGTGGTTCCCAAAGCCATGGCCCTGCTCCTGGGGACGCCTGGCCACATCTGTAGCACCGAGGCGGACGGGGAGGTCCTGCAGCTGGTGCTGCAGTGGGCGGTGGGTGGCCAGAGCCAGCAGGCCTAGGCCCGGGCCTGCTTCCTGCTGGCCAGGCACCACGTGCACCTCAAGCAGCCTGAGGAGGCCCTGCCCTTCCTAGAGCAGCTGTTGTTTTTGCACAGGGACTTGGGAGCCCCAGACGCTGCGTGGCTCTCAGACTGCTGCCTACTCCTGGCTGACATCTACAGCCGCGAGTGCCTGCCCCACCTGGTGCTGAGCTGTGTCAAGGTGGCCTCATTGAGGACACAGGACTCGCTGGCTGGTTCGCTGAGGAACGTGAACCTGGTGCTCCAGAACGCCCTCCAGCCCCAGAACCTCCCCACCCAGACTTCCCACTACCTCAGGCGAGCGCTGGCCTCCCTAACCCCGGGCACAGGCCAGGCGCTGCGCGGCCTTCTCCACGCCAGCCTGGCCCAACCGTACAGCCACCATGGCTACCATGGCCCAGCCATCACCTTCATGACGCAGGCGGTGGAAGCCAGTGCTGTTGCCGTAGTACGTGCCATCGTGGACTTCCTGGTGGCCCTGGCCTGGCTGCATGTGCTTCATAGGCAGAGCCTGGTGGCCCTGAACATCCTGCAGTCTGTCCAGGATGCAGTGGTGGTCAGCGAGGACCAGGAGGGTGTGATTGCCAAC TTGGTGGCCGTGGCTCTGAAGAGGACGGGCCAGACGAGGCAGGCAGCCGAGGGCTACTACCACGCCCTACGGGTGGCTTGGCACCTGGGCCAGCGGAGGAACCAGGCAGTGGTGCTGGCCAGCTTTGGGACCTTGTGCCTGCACGCGGGTGCCAGCAGTCTGGCCCAGCACTACCTCCTGGAGGCTGTACTTCTGTTCTCGAGGCTTCCGTTTGGGGAGTGTGGCCGGGACTTCACCCACATACTCCTGGGCTACCTCTTCACCCGCCAGGGCCCGGCCCAGCAGTGCAAGGGCTACCACGAGTGGGCCCTTCTGGTCGCCGTGGAGATGGACCACGTGGAGA gccaGCTGCGGGCCGTCCAGCGGCTGTGCTACTTCTACAGCGTCGTCATGCCCAGCGAGACCCAGTGTGTCATCTACCACGAGTTCCAGCTCTCCCTTGCCCGCGAGGTGGCCGACCAGGTGCTGGAG GAGCAGCTCCTGGAGACCACCAGTCAGCTCTACCTGTCCCTGGGCACCTAG